In uncultured Ilyobacter sp., a genomic segment contains:
- the hisS gene encoding histidine--tRNA ligase, with translation MKLLKAVRGTKDIFGEEALKYNHIVNTAKEIFEAYGYSMIKIPIFEETNLFKRGIGEGTDVVEKEMYTFTDRGDRSITLRPEGTASVVRSYLEHKIYGKEEFTRYYYTGSMFRYERPQAGRQREFNQLGIEALGEGSPILDAEVIAMSYTLLEKLGITDLEVNINSVGGNESRSKYREMLINFLTPSKDELCEDCRTRYEKNPLRVLDCKNPKCKEITEEAPSIIDSLNQEEREHYESVKKYLDIFGIKYRENPRLVRGLDYYSSTVYEVITNKLGSQGTVLGGGRYDNLLKQLGNREIPAVGFAAGIERLMMLLEDYPRNNPEVFIAWLGEDEATYAFGIAKALRDAGIKTCIEFSSRSLKASMKKADKLGVGHAIIIGDEEMAKEKMVLKNFQERTQESLGLEDVIERLKK, from the coding sequence ATGAAATTACTGAAGGCAGTAAGAGGAACAAAAGATATTTTCGGGGAAGAGGCCTTGAAATATAATCATATAGTCAACACTGCAAAAGAGATATTTGAAGCTTATGGCTATTCAATGATCAAAATACCTATTTTTGAAGAGACAAATCTTTTTAAAAGAGGTATAGGAGAGGGAACAGACGTGGTTGAAAAGGAGATGTATACCTTCACCGACAGAGGAGACAGAAGTATAACTCTAAGACCTGAGGGAACTGCTTCTGTAGTGAGATCTTATCTAGAACATAAGATATACGGTAAGGAAGAATTTACGAGATATTATTATACAGGATCTATGTTTAGATATGAGAGGCCTCAGGCTGGAAGGCAGAGAGAATTTAATCAGCTTGGTATAGAGGCTCTAGGAGAAGGATCTCCTATTCTAGATGCAGAAGTAATAGCCATGAGCTATACTCTCCTTGAAAAACTAGGTATCACAGATTTAGAGGTAAATATAAACTCTGTAGGTGGAAATGAATCTAGATCAAAATATAGAGAGATGCTTATAAACTTTTTGACTCCCTCAAAGGATGAGCTTTGTGAAGACTGCAGGACGAGATATGAAAAAAACCCATTGAGGGTTTTGGACTGTAAAAATCCAAAATGCAAAGAGATAACTGAAGAGGCTCCTAGCATAATAGATTCATTGAATCAAGAGGAAAGAGAACACTATGAGTCAGTAAAAAAATATCTTGATATTTTCGGAATCAAATACAGAGAAAATCCAAGGCTCGTAAGGGGTCTAGACTACTATTCAAGCACAGTATATGAGGTAATTACAAATAAACTTGGGTCCCAGGGAACAGTCCTAGGTGGAGGAAGATATGACAACCTCTTAAAACAGCTTGGGAATAGAGAGATTCCAGCAGTTGGCTTTGCCGCAGGAATCGAAAGACTGATGATGCTTCTTGAAGACTATCCTAGAAACAATCCCGAGGTATTTATAGCTTGGCTTGGAGAAGATGAAGCGACCTATGCTTTCGGAATAGCCAAGGCTCTACGGGACGCAGGGATAAAAACTTGTATCGAGTTTTCAAGCAGGTCTCTAAAGGCTTCTATGAAAAAAGCCGATAAACTTGGAGTAGGGCATGCAATTATCATAGGTGATGAAGAGATGGCCAAGGAGAAGATGGTTCTTAAGAACTTTCAAGAGAGAACACAGGAAAGTCTGGGTTTAGAGGATGTTATTGAAAGATTGAAAAAATAG
- the aspS gene encoding aspartate--tRNA ligase: MIYRTHNLGELRKEDIGKKVTLSGWVATKRDLGGLTFIDLRDREGVTQIIFNPEENASLAEKSQKIRTEAVIKVTGEVRERYSKNPNMPTGDIEVIVEELEILNNCDVLPFQISGEENLSENMRLKYRYLDLRKPKMTRNLKMRHKMLMAIRNYMDEKGFLDVDTPILTKSTPEGARDFLVPSRTNEGDFYALPQSPQLFKQLLMISGVERYYQIAKCFRDEDLRADRQPEFTQLDIEMSFIEMEDVINEIEGLAKRVFQSVTEEAADYEFQRMEYAEAMERFGSDKPDIRFGVELKELTDIMKNCGFKAFSGVANSGGLVKAVVAPGSAENFSRKVLGEYEDYVKTYFGAKGLAWIKVTEEGINSPIAKFFSEEEIASILERTEAVAGDVIMILADRAKVVYDGLGALRLKLGKDLELINNDEYKFLWIVDFPMFEWSEEEERYKAQHHPFTSIKAEDMDAFMAGEMDKVRTNSYDLVLNGSEIGGGSIRIHNPEVQAKVFERLGLSEEEAREKFGFFIDAFKYGAPPHGGLAFGIDRWLMVMLKESSIRDVIPFPKTNKGQCLMTEAPSKVEEGQLEELYLKSTYIPVK; this comes from the coding sequence ATGATATATAGAACGCATAACTTAGGGGAACTGAGAAAAGAGGATATAGGTAAAAAAGTAACTCTTTCAGGATGGGTTGCCACAAAAAGAGACCTTGGAGGACTTACATTTATAGACCTCAGAGACAGAGAGGGAGTCACACAGATAATATTTAATCCTGAAGAAAATGCTAGTCTGGCAGAAAAATCTCAGAAGATCAGGACAGAGGCTGTAATCAAAGTAACAGGTGAAGTGAGAGAGAGATATAGTAAGAATCCTAATATGCCTACGGGAGATATAGAGGTTATTGTAGAAGAGCTAGAAATCCTAAATAACTGTGATGTACTTCCTTTTCAGATATCAGGTGAAGAAAACTTAAGTGAGAATATGAGACTTAAATACAGATATCTAGACTTAAGAAAGCCTAAAATGACAAGAAACCTAAAGATGAGACATAAAATGCTCATGGCAATAAGAAACTACATGGATGAAAAAGGGTTTTTGGATGTAGACACCCCTATACTGACAAAGTCAACTCCAGAAGGAGCAAGAGATTTCCTTGTACCTAGCAGAACCAACGAGGGGGATTTTTATGCCCTTCCTCAATCTCCACAGCTGTTTAAGCAGCTTCTGATGATATCGGGAGTGGAGAGATATTATCAGATTGCCAAATGCTTCAGAGACGAAGATTTGAGGGCAGACAGACAGCCTGAATTTACTCAGCTTGACATAGAGATGTCTTTTATAGAGATGGAAGATGTGATAAATGAGATAGAGGGACTTGCAAAGAGGGTATTCCAAAGTGTTACTGAAGAAGCAGCAGATTATGAGTTCCAGAGAATGGAATATGCTGAGGCAATGGAAAGATTTGGTTCTGACAAACCTGATATCAGATTTGGAGTAGAGCTTAAGGAACTAACAGATATAATGAAAAACTGTGGTTTTAAAGCATTTTCAGGAGTTGCTAATTCTGGAGGACTTGTAAAGGCTGTAGTTGCCCCAGGTTCTGCTGAGAATTTTTCGAGAAAAGTCTTGGGAGAATATGAGGATTATGTAAAGACTTACTTTGGTGCTAAGGGACTGGCATGGATAAAGGTAACAGAAGAAGGAATCAATTCTCCAATAGCGAAGTTTTTCTCAGAAGAGGAAATAGCCTCTATCCTTGAGAGGACAGAGGCAGTAGCTGGGGATGTAATAATGATACTGGCTGACAGAGCAAAAGTGGTCTATGACGGACTAGGAGCCCTCAGACTAAAGCTTGGAAAAGACCTAGAGCTTATCAACAACGACGAGTACAAATTCCTATGGATAGTTGATTTCCCTATGTTTGAGTGGAGTGAAGAGGAAGAGAGATACAAGGCTCAGCATCACCCTTTTACCTCTATAAAAGCAGAGGATATGGACGCCTTTATGGCCGGAGAGATGGACAAGGTGAGAACTAACTCTTACGACCTTGTGCTAAACGGTTCTGAAATCGGAGGAGGTTCAATCAGAATACACAACCCTGAAGTTCAGGCCAAGGTATTTGAAAGATTAGGACTTTCAGAAGAAGAAGCCCGTGAGAAATTTGGATTCTTTATTGATGCATTTAAATACGGGGCTCCTCCTCATGGAGGCTTAGCTTTTGGAATAGACAGATGGCTTATGGTGATGTTAAAAGAGAGCTCTATAAGAGACGTTATTCCTTTCCCGAAAACAAACAAGGGGCAGTGCTTGATGACTGAGGCGCCTTCTAAAGTAGAAGAGGGACAGCTCGAGGAACTTTACCTTAAAAGCACCTATATTCCCGTTAAGTAA
- the argS gene encoding arginine--tRNA ligase codes for MILIEKELGSIFHETIKNIYGEQEIKPIDIEAASNEKFGDFQTNFAMVNAKVLKSNPRAIAENVVNNLVDNDVIEKIEVAGPGFINIFLKEEYLGDRVRKISTEKYDLSFLDTHGDVIIDYSSPNIAKRMHIGHLRSTIIGDSIKRIYRYLGYNVVADNHIGDWGTQFGKLIIGYRNWLDREAYKANPIEELERVYVEFSKNTEENPELEDQAREELRKLHEGDEENYALWQEFIKVSLDEYNKVYGRLGVDFDTYYGESYYHHMMPAVVEELLEKNIAREDDGANVVFFEEKDKLHPCIVQKKDGAFLYATSDIATVKFRKENYDVNQIIYVTDERQQDHFRQFFKITDMLGWEVKKNHVWFGIMRFAEGIFSSRKGNVIRLEQLLDEGKKKALEVVEEKNPTLSPEEKANISEVVGIGAIKYADLSQNRQSPVIFEWDKILSFEGNTAPYLQYSYARIQSILRKGAENNKVLKEDSKIILKESAERSLVLHMSLFPKMVMKAAESFRPNLVTDYLFELSRRFNTFYNSCPILNQEDEILYSRLLIADRTAKVLKEGLDLLGIGTVDRM; via the coding sequence ATGATTTTAATAGAGAAGGAACTAGGGTCTATATTCCACGAAACCATAAAAAATATATATGGTGAGCAAGAGATAAAACCCATAGATATAGAGGCTGCGTCCAACGAGAAGTTTGGAGATTTTCAGACAAACTTTGCCATGGTAAATGCCAAGGTTCTCAAAAGTAATCCTAGAGCCATAGCAGAAAATGTAGTTAATAACCTTGTGGACAACGATGTAATTGAAAAAATAGAGGTTGCTGGTCCAGGGTTTATAAATATATTTTTAAAAGAAGAGTACCTCGGAGATAGGGTAAGAAAAATATCCACTGAAAAATACGACCTGTCATTTTTAGATACTCACGGAGACGTAATAATCGATTATTCATCTCCTAACATAGCCAAAAGAATGCATATAGGACACCTGAGATCCACAATCATAGGTGATTCTATAAAGAGAATATATAGATATCTGGGATACAATGTAGTGGCAGACAACCATATAGGGGACTGGGGGACACAGTTTGGAAAACTGATAATAGGATACAGAAACTGGTTAGACAGGGAAGCCTATAAAGCTAATCCTATAGAGGAATTAGAAAGAGTATATGTAGAATTTTCCAAAAATACTGAGGAAAACCCAGAACTTGAAGACCAGGCTAGGGAAGAGCTTAGAAAACTTCATGAGGGAGACGAGGAAAACTACGCATTATGGCAGGAATTCATCAAAGTATCCTTAGATGAGTATAATAAAGTATATGGTAGGTTAGGTGTAGACTTTGACACTTATTACGGTGAGTCTTATTATCACCACATGATGCCGGCTGTAGTAGAGGAACTATTAGAGAAAAACATAGCCAGAGAAGATGACGGGGCAAATGTTGTATTCTTTGAAGAAAAAGACAAGCTACACCCGTGTATAGTCCAAAAGAAAGACGGGGCATTTCTTTATGCAACTTCTGATATTGCAACTGTAAAATTCAGAAAAGAAAATTATGATGTAAATCAGATTATATATGTAACTGACGAGAGACAGCAGGATCACTTCAGGCAGTTTTTCAAGATAACGGATATGCTGGGTTGGGAAGTAAAAAAGAACCATGTGTGGTTTGGTATAATGAGATTTGCTGAAGGAATCTTCTCTTCTAGAAAAGGTAATGTAATAAGACTAGAGCAGCTTCTAGACGAGGGGAAAAAGAAAGCTTTAGAAGTGGTAGAGGAAAAGAATCCTACTCTTTCACCAGAGGAAAAGGCAAATATATCTGAAGTAGTGGGTATAGGGGCTATAAAGTATGCAGATTTGTCTCAAAACAGACAGAGCCCAGTTATATTTGAGTGGGATAAAATTCTAAGTTTTGAAGGAAACACAGCTCCTTATCTTCAGTATTCTTATGCTAGAATACAGTCTATCTTGAGAAAAGGTGCAGAAAACAACAAGGTTTTAAAGGAAGATTCTAAAATAATTTTGAAAGAATCAGCAGAAAGATCTCTGGTTCTTCACATGAGCCTTTTCCCTAAGATGGTTATGAAGGCAGCAGAGTCTTTTAGACCTAATTTGGTTACTGACTATCTTTTTGAACTTTCAAGAAGATTCAACACTTTTTACAACTCATGTCCAATATTAAATCAAGAAGATGAGATCTTATATTCAAGACTTCTTATTGCAGATAGAACAGCAAAAGTTTTAAAAGAGGGATTAGACCTCTTGGGAATAGGAACTGTAGACAGAATGTAA
- the rapZ gene encoding RNase adapter RapZ — protein sequence MKNIQLIIISGLSGAGKTSAINSFEDMGYFTIDNVPCSMGNVLLKAIKNGDMDKKKLCMGIDARSFENVEEFSSLLDEVEASGIDYRLIFLESKVEVILNRYNLTRRKHPIEAKTILDSIIKERSTMSDIRKRASLILDTSSLKPRDIGLKLKNLLFDRKDEEITVHFQSFGFKYGTPIDLDLMFDVRFLKNPYYLEELRDKTGNDKEVSEYVMGFQESQEFFQKLVDMLEFLIPKFITEGKSHLSIGVGCSGGKHRSVTYINLLKEYFSGRSDIRVVTSHREEERGHWL from the coding sequence ATGAAGAATATTCAGTTAATAATAATAAGCGGACTAAGTGGGGCGGGAAAGACTTCTGCCATCAATTCCTTTGAAGATATGGGATATTTCACAATAGACAATGTCCCGTGCAGTATGGGGAATGTACTTTTGAAAGCAATAAAAAACGGGGATATGGACAAAAAGAAACTCTGTATGGGTATAGATGCTCGTTCCTTTGAAAATGTAGAGGAATTTAGTTCTTTGCTAGATGAGGTAGAGGCTTCTGGTATCGACTACAGACTGATATTTTTGGAATCAAAGGTTGAGGTTATCCTTAATAGATATAACCTAACCAGGAGAAAGCATCCCATAGAAGCTAAGACAATTTTAGATAGTATAATCAAAGAGAGAAGTACAATGAGTGACATAAGAAAGAGAGCCTCTCTGATACTAGATACGAGCTCATTGAAACCAAGGGATATAGGTCTGAAGCTAAAAAATCTTCTTTTTGACAGAAAGGATGAAGAGATAACGGTACATTTTCAGTCCTTTGGATTCAAGTATGGGACCCCTATAGATCTAGATCTCATGTTTGATGTGAGGTTCCTAAAAAATCCCTATTACCTAGAGGAATTGAGAGATAAAACCGGTAATGACAAAGAGGTTTCAGAATATGTAATGGGATTTCAGGAATCACAGGAATTTTTTCAAAAGCTTGTGGATATGCTGGAGTTTCTCATACCTAAATTTATAACTGAAGGAAAGAGTCACCTCTCTATAGGGGTTGGCTGCAGTGGTGGAAAACACAGGTCGGTTACCTATATAAACCTTCTAAAAGAGTATTTCTCTGGGAGAAGTGATATCCGAGTGGTGACAAGTCACAGAGAGGAAGAGAGGGGGCACTGGCTCTGA
- the uvrC gene encoding excinuclease ABC subunit UvrC codes for MDIKKIDIPENPGVYLMKKGDKVIYVGKAKNLKKRVSSYFNREHIDEKTRELVKNIESLDFIICNSELDALVLENNLIKRYSPKYNISLKDEKTYPYIKFTKEDYPKITIIRTTKSLDTESGYYFGPYPFGCRNLKKTLIKIFKIRDCKRDMSKKYPRPCLKYFMNLCTGPCVYKEVMHDYRENVENAKKLLKGRGKEVIAHQRSKMEKASEELRFEEAILYRNQLKELENAEKSQVAEHDKAVDEDLFVFSIEGERLFLCVLNMRDGKILEKKSSGTDLKGKVFDNLFQEVVTDYYSKHTIPKNIVFQKENEESGEILGEWLTLKSGKKIHFHFPKVKSRRMELLDMALLNLQRDIESYFTRKSVLEAGLMNLYSILELKKIPRRIECFDISNIQGKDAVASMSVAIEGKLTKKEYRKFKIKTKDTPDDFQMMREVAERRYSKLKEHELPDLILIDGGLGQLGSVGNILKKLKKSEFLDIISIAKREEEIFKLGETTPYIFPKSEESLKILQRLRDEAHRFGVTYHRKLRSKRVISSQLDGIEGIGPKRKEALLKKFGSVSAIKKTSEDELCTILSETLAKRLIRELNDNGEKKDTGNR; via the coding sequence ATGGATATAAAGAAAATAGATATTCCTGAAAATCCAGGTGTATACCTTATGAAAAAAGGCGATAAAGTAATATATGTGGGGAAGGCCAAGAATCTGAAAAAAAGGGTATCCTCATATTTTAACAGGGAACATATAGATGAAAAAACAAGGGAACTTGTCAAAAATATAGAAAGTCTGGATTTTATAATATGCAACAGTGAGTTAGATGCACTGGTTCTCGAAAATAATCTGATAAAAAGATATTCTCCCAAATATAACATAAGTCTCAAGGATGAGAAGACCTATCCCTATATTAAATTTACAAAGGAAGATTATCCAAAAATAACAATTATAAGGACTACCAAGTCTTTGGATACAGAAAGTGGTTATTATTTTGGTCCTTATCCCTTCGGGTGCAGAAATCTAAAAAAAACACTGATAAAGATTTTTAAAATAAGAGACTGCAAGAGGGATATGTCAAAAAAATACCCCAGACCCTGTCTAAAATATTTCATGAACCTTTGTACGGGACCCTGTGTGTATAAAGAAGTAATGCATGATTACAGAGAAAACGTAGAAAATGCAAAAAAACTCCTCAAAGGGAGAGGGAAAGAGGTCATAGCACATCAGAGGTCAAAGATGGAGAAGGCTTCTGAAGAGCTAAGATTTGAAGAGGCTATCCTTTACAGAAATCAGCTAAAAGAGCTTGAAAATGCAGAAAAAAGTCAGGTGGCAGAACATGATAAGGCAGTAGATGAAGATTTGTTTGTATTTTCCATAGAGGGAGAAAGACTTTTCCTATGTGTTTTAAATATGAGAGACGGTAAGATACTTGAAAAAAAATCCTCTGGGACAGACCTTAAGGGCAAGGTCTTTGATAATCTTTTTCAGGAGGTTGTGACGGACTATTATTCTAAACACACAATTCCGAAAAATATAGTTTTTCAGAAAGAAAATGAAGAAAGCGGTGAAATATTAGGTGAATGGCTGACTTTGAAATCGGGTAAAAAAATCCATTTTCATTTTCCCAAGGTAAAAAGCCGACGAATGGAGCTGCTAGACATGGCTCTATTAAATTTACAAAGGGATATAGAGAGTTATTTTACTAGAAAAAGTGTCCTCGAGGCAGGTTTAATGAATTTATATTCCATATTGGAACTAAAAAAAATTCCTAGAAGGATAGAGTGTTTTGATATATCCAACATTCAGGGAAAGGATGCCGTAGCTTCTATGTCAGTGGCTATAGAGGGGAAACTTACAAAGAAGGAATACAGAAAATTTAAGATAAAGACCAAAGATACTCCAGATGATTTTCAGATGATGAGAGAGGTGGCAGAAAGGCGATACTCCAAGCTTAAAGAACATGAACTTCCAGATTTGATACTTATTGACGGTGGTTTAGGACAGCTAGGTTCAGTTGGAAATATACTTAAAAAATTGAAAAAGTCTGAATTTTTAGATATAATAAGTATTGCCAAAAGAGAAGAGGAGATTTTTAAATTGGGTGAAACTACTCCCTATATATTTCCTAAAAGTGAAGAGTCTCTCAAAATCCTCCAAAGGCTTAGGGATGAGGCACACCGGTTCGGAGTGACCTACCACAGAAAACTTAGGAGTAAAAGGGTTATATCCAGTCAATTAGACGGTATAGAGGGGATCGGACCTAAAAGAAAAGAGGCTCTTTTGAAAAAATTTGGATCAGTTTCGGCTATAAAAAAAACCAGTGAAGATGAGCTTTGCACTATTCTTTCGGAAACGCTGGCAAAACGTCTAATCAGGGAGTTGAATGACAATGGGGAAAAAAAGGATACTGGTAATAGATGA
- a CDS encoding response regulator, which translates to MGKKRILVIDDEESIRFLLREVIEDLGYHCLEAESAIIGIEIVASENPDLIILDIQMPQMNGLEAIQKIRKINDKVPIFMLSAFSHMENVIENMGVDVQEFIPKPFDIDYLSKRITEEMG; encoded by the coding sequence ATGGGGAAAAAAAGGATACTGGTAATAGATGATGAGGAAAGTATAAGATTTCTCTTAAGGGAAGTTATAGAGGATCTGGGATACCACTGTCTTGAGGCAGAGAGTGCTATAATTGGCATTGAGATTGTTGCATCTGAAAATCCCGATCTTATTATTTTGGATATACAGATGCCGCAAATGAATGGACTTGAAGCTATTCAGAAGATCAGAAAAATAAATGATAAAGTTCCTATTTTTATGCTAAGTGCCTTTAGTCATATGGAAAATGTAATTGAAAACATGGGTGTAGATGTACAGGAGTTTATTCCCAAACCTTTTGATATAGATTATCTCAGTAAGAGAATAACAGAGGAAATGGGGTAA
- a CDS encoding PP2C family protein-serine/threonine phosphatase — protein MIYAGLIFVLFLTFLKVLKSQEKAYRGEISNILRKLREKEEYNGIIDSVQEEYDQTLQTILKQGKELENSLEELKEYRVELDITYNNLIKKSTQLEYSNEILERRVANLSNLNAVARTVLSIIKLEKIIDIILDAYFVLTGAKKISLYLWEDGMLVNKKTKGNIIFKGTLSYPIETLEGFSRNDFRRVYEELSQGFKVDENEAVIISDLNVKGKELGVIYIVEDRERLIDSDQETISALAIQVANAINNAKMYEELLVKERISKELEVASRIQKKILPIEMKKVCGLEIANYFEPAKEVGGDYYDYCQREEDRVSITIADVSGKGVPAAFLMALIRSVLKTLNYKNIQPSEMLTTLNEIIYPDITEDMFVTLFHSKYVSSESTLYYSNAGHNPLIIYKADLGKVVEYNVKGVAIGFIPEYKYKLGKVELSKGDILLYYTDGITEAENSNREMFGIDRLKEVIYDNRRKSAEDVKMAILESINNFRGDHEQVDDLTFVVIRNNE, from the coding sequence ATGATTTATGCAGGTCTGATATTTGTTTTGTTTTTGACGTTTTTAAAGGTTTTAAAAAGCCAGGAAAAGGCGTATAGGGGAGAAATAAGCAATATCCTGAGGAAACTCAGGGAAAAAGAGGAATACAACGGGATAATTGACAGTGTACAGGAAGAATACGACCAGACCCTACAGACAATATTAAAACAGGGAAAAGAGCTGGAAAATTCTCTAGAGGAGCTGAAAGAATACAGGGTAGAGTTAGACATAACCTATAACAATCTGATAAAGAAATCCACCCAGCTTGAGTATAGTAATGAAATATTGGAGAGAAGAGTGGCCAATCTTTCAAACCTAAATGCCGTTGCTAGGACGGTACTTTCCATAATTAAACTGGAAAAAATAATTGATATAATATTAGACGCCTATTTTGTTCTAACTGGGGCCAAAAAAATATCCCTATACCTATGGGAAGATGGGATGTTGGTAAATAAAAAAACCAAGGGAAATATTATTTTTAAGGGAACTCTTAGTTATCCCATTGAAACCTTAGAAGGCTTTAGCAGAAATGATTTCAGGAGAGTTTACGAAGAGCTTTCACAAGGATTTAAGGTAGATGAAAATGAAGCAGTGATAATATCCGACCTAAATGTAAAGGGGAAGGAACTGGGAGTCATCTATATTGTAGAAGACAGGGAACGACTTATAGACAGTGACCAGGAAACAATATCAGCTTTAGCAATCCAGGTGGCAAATGCTATAAATAATGCTAAGATGTATGAAGAACTTCTTGTAAAAGAGAGGATTTCCAAAGAGCTTGAGGTAGCGTCTAGAATCCAGAAGAAAATTCTACCTATAGAGATGAAAAAAGTCTGCGGATTAGAGATTGCAAATTATTTTGAACCTGCAAAAGAAGTTGGAGGGGATTATTATGATTATTGTCAGAGAGAAGAGGATAGAGTATCTATAACAATAGCAGACGTAAGTGGAAAAGGTGTACCGGCTGCATTTTTGATGGCACTTATAAGATCGGTTCTTAAGACTCTGAACTACAAGAATATCCAGCCTTCTGAGATGCTTACTACTCTTAACGAGATAATATATCCTGATATAACTGAAGATATGTTTGTAACACTCTTTCACAGTAAATATGTTTCTAGTGAAAGTACCCTCTATTATTCCAATGCAGGACATAATCCCCTTATAATTTATAAGGCTGATCTTGGGAAAGTAGTTGAATACAACGTAAAGGGAGTTGCAATAGGCTTTATTCCTGAATATAAATATAAACTAGGAAAGGTTGAACTTTCTAAGGGAGATATACTCCTTTATTACACAGACGGAATTACAGAAGCTGAAAATAGTAACAGAGAGATGTTTGGAATAGATAGATTAAAAGAGGTTATCTATGATAACAGAAGAAAAAGTGCAGAAGATGTCAAAATGGCAATTTTAGAATCTATAAATAACTTTAGAGGAGATCACGAACAGGTGGATGATCTGACCTTTGTAGTTATAAGAAATAATGAGTAG
- a CDS encoding purine-nucleoside phosphorylase yields MYDKVMETVKYLNEKVAYRPKVAIILGSGLGDLVDYIEEKVEIAYEEIPNFPVSTVAGHAGQLVFGKIGDVEVLAMKGRFHYYEGYDMKEVTYPVYVMKQFGIENLIVSNAAGGANNTFEPGTLMLITDHINAFGTNPLIGKNDERFGPRFPDMSETYTKNLQELAKKTAKELEINYREGVYLGTTGPTYETAAEVRAFINMGADAIGMSTVPEVIIANYTGINILGISCITNMATGIAKEAHSHEAVVEIAKRTGNEFCRWVAETVKKI; encoded by the coding sequence ATGTACGATAAAGTTATGGAGACAGTAAAATATCTCAATGAAAAAGTGGCTTACAGACCTAAAGTAGCTATTATTCTTGGTTCTGGACTTGGAGATTTGGTGGATTACATAGAAGAAAAGGTCGAGATAGCCTATGAGGAGATACCTAATTTTCCAGTTTCCACTGTTGCAGGTCATGCAGGACAGCTTGTTTTTGGTAAGATAGGCGACGTAGAAGTTCTGGCAATGAAGGGTAGATTTCATTATTATGAAGGCTATGATATGAAAGAGGTGACTTACCCTGTATATGTAATGAAGCAGTTTGGCATAGAAAATCTCATAGTCAGCAATGCTGCAGGAGGAGCTAATAACACCTTTGAGCCTGGGACTCTCATGCTTATAACAGATCACATTAATGCCTTTGGGACGAATCCTCTCATAGGAAAAAATGATGAAAGATTCGGGCCTAGATTCCCTGATATGAGTGAAACTTATACTAAAAATCTTCAGGAACTGGCTAAGAAAACTGCAAAAGAACTAGAGATAAACTATAGAGAAGGAGTTTATTTGGGGACAACAGGTCCAACTTATGAAACAGCGGCAGAGGTAAGAGCCTTTATAAATATGGGGGCAGATGCTATAGGAATGTCTACTGTTCCTGAGGTAATAATTGCAAATTATACTGGTATAAATATTTTAGGTATCTCTTGCATTACTAACATGGCAACAGGAATAGCAAAGGAAGCCCATTCTCATGAAGCAGTTGTGGAGATTGCCAAAAGAACTGGAAATGAATTCTGCAGATGGGTTGCAGAAACTGTAAAAAAAATCTAG